Within the Gloeobacter kilaueensis JS1 genome, the region AAAGTCGCGGGGATTGGTGAGCGCAACGCTTACGATCTGCTGGGCAACCGCCCGGGCGAGCAGGCTGGTGGTGAGGGGCGTCTCAAAAAATTCCGGAAACAGGGTCACGACATCGATTCGCATCGCACCGACCGGGACTTACGATCAAATTATGATAGCGAATCCTTTTAATCCACCCCAGCCGCTCGTCATCGATCCCCTGCTGCGCAGCTGGCTCGCCGAGGACTGGGGCCGGGGCGACCTTACCTCCGAGACGCTCTTTAACGAGCACAACCCGCTCGTCACCGGCCAGATTCTCCTCAAGGACACCGGCGTCATCGCCGGGCTGCCCATCGTCCAGCGGCTCTTTGCCATCGTCGATGAACGGGTGCGGATTGCGCCGGTGGTGAGCGAAGGAGCGGCCATAGAACCCGGCACGATCGTCGCTGTGCTCGAAGGGCCGGTGCGCTCGGTGCTGATGGGCGAGCGGGTCGCGCTGAATCTGCTCCAGCGGCTGAGCGGCATCGCGACTCAGACGCGCCGCTACGTCGAGCGGCTGGTCGGTTCCACCGCCCAACTGGTCGATACGCGCAAGACGACGCCGGGACTCAGGCTCCTTGAAAAGTACGCCGTGCGCGTCGGCGGGGCGCTCAACCACCGCTTTGGCCTCGACGATGCGGCGATGATCAAGGACAACCACATTCTTGCCGCCGGTGGCATCCGCCCGGCAATC harbors:
- the nadC gene encoding carboxylating nicotinate-nucleotide diphosphorylase — its product is MIANPFNPPQPLVIDPLLRSWLAEDWGRGDLTSETLFNEHNPLVTGQILLKDTGVIAGLPIVQRLFAIVDERVRIAPVVSEGAAIEPGTIVAVLEGPVRSVLMGERVALNLLQRLSGIATQTRRYVERLVGSTAQLVDTRKTTPGLRLLEKYAVRVGGALNHRFGLDDAAMIKDNHILAAGGIRPAIERLRGRIPFLTPIEVETESLIQVEEALACGVQVIMLDNMPLELMRRAVLLIHRRALTEASGNITLETIAAVAETGVDYISTSATITRAPWLDISLDLTL